A single window of uncultured Methanospirillum sp. DNA harbors:
- a CDS encoding SprT family zinc-dependent metalloprotease: protein MPHLTIAEIDVEIARKDIKNIHFGVYPPNGRVRVAVPVNVDDEAVRIAVISKLSWIRKQIATFQNQQRQSKREYVPRESHYYLGKRYLLSIDESKDKQGVIVKKSKTLILKVRPGSTTEKREKILTQWYREELKNIVTPMIKKWEAVLDVKVTAFGVRKMKTKWGSCNPKTGRILINLELIKKPVHCIDYIVLHEMTHLIEKRHNDRFRDLLTHHMSHWQTYRDELNLAPLGHDEWQA, encoded by the coding sequence ATGCCACATCTAACGATCGCAGAGATTGATGTTGAGATCGCAAGGAAAGATATCAAAAACATCCATTTCGGTGTCTATCCCCCGAATGGCCGTGTCCGTGTCGCAGTCCCGGTAAACGTCGATGACGAAGCGGTCCGGATTGCAGTCATCTCGAAGTTGTCATGGATACGAAAACAGATTGCTACCTTTCAGAACCAGCAGCGACAATCAAAGCGTGAGTATGTTCCCCGGGAGAGTCATTACTACCTCGGAAAACGGTATCTTCTCTCCATAGATGAAAGCAAAGATAAACAGGGTGTCATCGTAAAAAAATCAAAAACATTAATCCTCAAAGTTCGTCCCGGTTCTACAACAGAGAAGAGGGAGAAGATCCTGACTCAATGGTACCGTGAAGAACTAAAGAATATCGTAACTCCGATGATTAAAAAATGGGAAGCCGTCCTTGATGTCAAGGTCACTGCCTTTGGAGTGAGAAAGATGAAGACGAAATGGGGGAGTTGTAATCCAAAGACCGGGAGGATATTGATTAATCTTGAATTGATAAAAAAACCGGTTCATTGTATTGATTACATCGTTCTCCATGAGATGACTCATCTTATAGAGAAAAGACATAATGATCGGTTTCGGGATCTTCTCACTCACCATATGTCTCACTGGCAGACATACCGGGATGAATTAAACCTGGCTCCGTTGGGTCATGACGAGTGGCAGGCATAA
- a CDS encoding HsdR family type I site-specific deoxyribonuclease has translation MSDIDDRERKSQNRVVKLFTKELGYTYLGNWEDRPNNSNVEEEYLRAYLTTQKYTNYQQNKAIETLRKCIDNQQKSLYAINKNVYTYLRYGIAVKNDEKKSDTIHLIDWNHPEKNHFAIAEEVTVHGKHTKRPDIVLYVNGIALAVIELKRMTVNHAEGIRQNIGNQRPEFIRKFFTTIQLIIAGNDTAGLRYGVIETQEKYYLTWKPEKKRPADISPLDWELSSLCKKETFLEIIHDFLIYETGTKKICRPHQYFGIKAAQKRIGEKKGGIIWHTQGSGKSLTMVWLAKWIREKISSSRILVITDRTELDEQIEGIFKGVKEEIYRTSSGADLLDTLNQTSPLLICSLIHKFGNKTGKKEEDEEKEALKRYDDYVQEITAHLPPGFSAKGDFFIFVDECHRSQSGLLHDAMLKIIPQGIFIGFTGTPLFREDKATTREKFGDFIHCYKYDEAVRDGVVLDLVYEARDIESHLISDDIDEKFEAKTKAIYNTRTEGLNEWAREKIRAKLKERWATMQKINSSRMRQNMIVNDIMYDMDIQPRLMSGKGNALLVVSSIYQACTCYELFAATELKGKCAIITSYKPSPGDISKEDSGEGLNEKLKQYDIYGRMLSEYFSLPPDQAINKAEQFEKEVKKKFVEEPGQMKLLIVVDKLLTGFDAPSATYLYIDKHMQDHGLFQAICRVNRLDGDDKEYGYIVDYRDLFKSLEQSIKDYTSGAFSRFEKKDVEGLLKNRVDTAQERLEEVLEKIRLLCEHVPRPKNTADYIHYFCGEDPDTIDSLKNTEERRQNLYTLTESLIRAYTNIANDMTQAGYSVFEAKAIKEEVNHYTNVMNAIKQASGEDIDLKQYDPFMRRLIDTYIGANPVKKRKSIPELPIIDLLIKNGVKGLDGLSDDIKNNKQLAAETIERNIRKIILNKTPIDPAYYSKLSEVLTALIKERKTQSESYDKFLDTHIQELIKLAQATVEPGKDYPDKINTPAKKVLYNNLNEDFDKALQVYETILEYKQDGWPDNPMKKKELRNFVYKDLNDDDLTDSIIEIAKNQPELT, from the coding sequence TTGTCTGACATCGACGACCGGGAGCGTAAATCCCAGAACCGGGTTGTCAAACTCTTTACCAAAGAGCTCGGATACACCTACCTCGGAAACTGGGAAGACCGCCCTAATAACTCGAACGTCGAAGAAGAGTATCTCCGGGCCTATCTCACCACACAAAAATATACGAACTATCAGCAAAACAAAGCCATCGAGACCCTGCGCAAATGTATCGACAACCAGCAGAAATCGCTCTACGCCATCAATAAAAACGTCTATACCTATCTCCGCTATGGCATTGCCGTCAAAAACGATGAGAAGAAATCAGACACCATCCACCTCATCGACTGGAACCACCCGGAGAAGAACCACTTCGCAATCGCTGAAGAAGTAACCGTTCATGGAAAACATACCAAACGCCCGGACATCGTCCTATATGTGAATGGAATCGCTCTTGCCGTCATCGAACTCAAACGGATGACCGTGAACCATGCCGAAGGAATCAGGCAGAACATCGGGAACCAAAGACCTGAATTCATCAGGAAGTTCTTCACCACCATCCAACTCATCATCGCCGGAAACGACACCGCCGGGCTTCGATACGGGGTCATCGAAACACAAGAGAAGTACTATCTCACCTGGAAACCAGAGAAGAAAAGACCGGCAGATATCTCCCCCCTTGACTGGGAACTCTCCTCCCTCTGCAAAAAAGAGACCTTCCTTGAGATCATTCACGACTTTCTCATCTATGAAACAGGAACGAAAAAGATCTGCAGACCGCACCAGTACTTCGGCATCAAAGCCGCACAAAAGAGAATCGGGGAGAAGAAAGGAGGCATCATCTGGCACACCCAGGGTTCAGGAAAGAGCCTCACGATGGTCTGGCTTGCCAAGTGGATCAGAGAGAAGATCAGCAGCTCCCGCATCCTGGTCATCACCGACCGGACTGAACTTGATGAACAGATAGAAGGAATCTTCAAAGGAGTCAAAGAAGAGATCTACCGGACCAGTAGCGGAGCAGATCTCCTTGACACACTCAATCAGACCAGCCCGCTCCTCATCTGTTCACTCATCCATAAATTCGGGAATAAAACCGGAAAGAAGGAAGAGGATGAAGAGAAAGAAGCTCTGAAACGGTATGATGACTATGTCCAGGAGATCACCGCTCACCTCCCGCCCGGATTTTCTGCAAAAGGAGACTTTTTCATCTTCGTCGATGAGTGCCATCGGTCCCAGTCAGGCTTACTGCATGATGCCATGCTGAAGATCATTCCCCAGGGAATATTCATCGGCTTTACCGGAACGCCCCTCTTTCGTGAAGATAAAGCAACCACCCGCGAGAAGTTCGGGGATTTTATCCACTGCTACAAGTACGATGAAGCAGTCAGGGATGGAGTCGTTCTAGACCTCGTGTATGAAGCCCGTGACATCGAATCACACCTCATCTCCGACGACATCGATGAGAAGTTTGAGGCAAAGACGAAGGCCATATACAACACCCGGACAGAAGGACTGAACGAGTGGGCCAGGGAGAAGATTCGGGCGAAATTAAAAGAGCGGTGGGCAACCATGCAGAAGATCAACTCCAGCCGGATGCGACAGAACATGATAGTCAATGATATCATGTATGATATGGATATCCAGCCACGACTCATGAGCGGAAAAGGAAACGCTCTCCTCGTTGTCAGCAGTATCTACCAGGCATGTACCTGCTATGAACTCTTCGCAGCCACAGAATTAAAAGGAAAATGTGCCATCATCACCTCATACAAACCATCACCCGGTGATATCTCAAAAGAAGACAGTGGGGAAGGCCTGAACGAGAAGTTAAAACAGTATGATATCTATGGCCGGATGCTCTCCGAATACTTCAGTCTCCCCCCTGATCAGGCCATTAACAAAGCCGAACAGTTTGAAAAAGAGGTCAAGAAGAAATTTGTCGAAGAGCCCGGTCAGATGAAACTCCTCATCGTCGTGGACAAACTCCTCACCGGATTTGATGCACCCTCTGCAACCTATCTCTACATTGATAAACACATGCAGGATCACGGACTTTTCCAGGCGATCTGCAGGGTAAACCGCCTAGACGGAGATGACAAGGAGTACGGGTATATCGTCGATTACCGCGACCTCTTCAAAAGCCTTGAGCAGTCAATCAAGGACTACACCTCCGGAGCATTTTCAAGATTTGAGAAGAAGGATGTAGAAGGACTCCTGAAAAACCGGGTCGATACAGCACAGGAGCGACTTGAAGAGGTGCTGGAAAAGATACGACTCCTCTGTGAACATGTCCCCCGGCCAAAGAACACCGCCGATTACATCCATTACTTCTGCGGAGAAGATCCCGATACCATCGACTCACTCAAAAATACCGAGGAGAGGAGACAGAACCTCTATACCCTGACCGAGTCGCTCATCCGGGCATATACCAATATCGCAAATGACATGACACAGGCCGGCTATTCTGTCTTCGAGGCAAAAGCGATCAAAGAGGAAGTGAATCATTACACCAATGTCATGAATGCCATCAAACAGGCAAGTGGTGAGGATATCGATCTCAAACAGTACGATCCCTTCATGCGTCGGCTCATCGACACCTACATCGGTGCAAACCCGGTAAAGAAACGAAAGTCTATCCCTGAACTTCCTATCATTGATCTCCTTATCAAAAACGGGGTAAAAGGTCTTGACGGCCTTTCTGATGACATTAAGAATAATAAGCAACTGGCCGCTGAAACCATCGAACGCAACATCAGAAAGATCATTCTGAATAAAACTCCGATAGACCCGGCATATTATAGCAAATTATCCGAAGTCCTGACTGCTCTCATTAAAGAACGAAAAACACAATCAGAGAGCTATGACAAATTTCTTGATACGCACATCCAGGAGCTCATCAAACTTGCACAGGCAACCGTTGAACCTGGCAAGGATTACCCTGATAAAATCAATACGCCAGCGAAGAAGGTGCTCTATAATAACCTGAATGAGGATTTCGATAAGGCACTACAGGTATATGAAACGATTCTGGAGTATAAACAGGATGGCTGGCCTGATAATCCTATGAAGAAGAAAGAACTCCGCAATTTTGTGTATAAGGATCTGAACGATGATGACCTCACCGACAGCATTATTGAGATAGCAAAGAACCAGCCCGAATTAACCTGA
- a CDS encoding restriction endonuclease subunit S, whose translation MGVKPGYKQTEVGVIPEDWDFTLLDNVGKRGSGHTPNKKSPEYWNGNIKWISLKDSEFLDNVYIYDTVAKISQKGLDNSSAVLHPKGTVVLSRDAGVGKSSIMMDVMAVSQHFLAWHCGLQLNNLYLYYWLQSKKQEFERIAMGSTIKTIGLPYFKSLKLPLPKIEEQTAIATALSDVDALISGLDRLIEKKRAIKQAAMQELLTGKRRLPGFDLGKGYKQTEVGEIPEDWEITSLGVVIKKSQYGLSVVCNTNGKYPILRMNNLKGGYIDLNNLLFTNISVNDYNNYLLNKGDILFNRTNSIDLVGKTSIVRKEKNLVFASYLIRLIVDNSIANPFFINILLNKNSIQRTIKNLATKAVSQSNVNVNNLKRIVIHIPSLPEQTAIATVLSDMDAEISALETRRAKTISLKQGMMQELLTGRIRLV comes from the coding sequence GATTTTACACTCCTAGACAATGTTGGTAAAAGAGGAAGTGGCCATACTCCAAACAAAAAAAGTCCAGAGTATTGGAATGGTAATATTAAATGGATCTCTTTGAAAGATTCAGAATTTCTTGACAATGTGTATATTTATGATACTGTTGCGAAAATATCACAAAAGGGTCTGGATAACTCTTCTGCTGTTCTACATCCAAAAGGAACTGTGGTTTTATCGAGAGATGCAGGGGTTGGCAAAAGTTCCATTATGATGGATGTAATGGCGGTTAGCCAACATTTTTTAGCTTGGCATTGTGGTCTTCAATTGAATAATTTATACTTATATTATTGGTTACAATCAAAAAAACAAGAATTTGAACGTATTGCAATGGGAAGTACAATAAAAACCATTGGTCTTCCTTATTTTAAGTCCTTAAAATTACCCTTGCCCAAAATTGAGGAACAAACTGCCATCGCCACCGCCCTTTCCGATGTGGACGCCCTCATCTCCGGCCTTGACCGGCTTATCGAGAAGAAGCGGGCCATCAAGCAGGCCGCCATGCAGGAACTCCTTACCGGGAAACGGAGGCTGCCGGGGTTTGACTTAGGTAAGGGGTATAAGCAGACGGAAGTGGGGGAGATTCCGGAGGATTGGGAGATAACATCGTTAGGAGTTGTAATTAAAAAAAGTCAATATGGTTTGTCTGTTGTTTGTAATACTAATGGCAAATATCCTATTTTGCGAATGAATAATCTTAAAGGTGGTTATATTGATTTGAATAATCTCCTTTTCACCAATATCTCTGTAAATGATTATAACAATTATTTATTAAATAAAGGAGACATCCTTTTTAATCGTACTAACAGTATCGATTTAGTCGGGAAAACCTCAATTGTTAGAAAGGAAAAAAACCTCGTTTTTGCTTCATATTTAATTAGATTAATCGTCGATAATTCTATAGCAAATCCCTTTTTTATCAATATTTTACTGAATAAAAACTCTATACAAAGGACCATAAAAAACTTGGCTACAAAAGCAGTTAGTCAATCCAATGTAAATGTTAATAACTTAAAAAGGATTGTAATTCATATCCCTTCCCTCCCCGAACAAACTGCCATCGCCACGGTTCTCTCCGACATGGACGCCGAGATCTCTGCCCTCGAAACCCGCCGGGCCAAGACCATCTCTCTCAAACAGGGAATGATGCAGGAACTCCTCACCGGGAGGATCAGACTTGTCTGA